GGGCCCGGTCGCGCTCGTGCTCCCGGCCGTGGTCGTGACGGGCTATTTTCTCCTGACCCGGGACCGCGGGCTGTTCCGGCGGGTGGTTTCGGCGCCGGCGGCGCTGATCTTCGCGGCCGTGACCGTCCCCTGGTTCCTGCTCGTCAGCCTGAGAAACCCGGAATTCCCCGCTTTCTTCTTCTACCACGAGCACCTGCAGCGTTTCTTCGCCTCTTCGGCGCGCAAGGCCTTTCACGCCGAGCCCTTCTGGTTTTTCTTCCCGGTGCTGCTGGCCTTGATCTTCCCCTGGCTGACGTGCATTCCGGCCGCGGTCCGGGAAGTCCTGCGGGGAGGCTCTCCGGAAACGAGGAAGCCCCTGGCCTTCCTCACCGCCTGGTGGGCCGGCATCCTGATCTTCTTCAGTATCTCCAGTTCCAAACTGATCCCCTACGTGCTTCCCTGCCTGCCGCCGCTGGCGGTCTGGGTGGGGTGGGGGATCGATCGGATTCTGGACCGCGGAACCGGGAAGCCCGGGAGCGCCGAACTGCGGTTCGCCGCCGCGCTCCTCGCCCTGATCGGGCTGGGTCTGGGCGGCTACCGCCTCTTCGCTCCGGAACCGCTGCTTTCCCCCGCCGCCTGCTTCCTTCCCGCCGCCGCCGCGCTCCTGGGGGGTGCCGCGGTCTGGGTCGCCGGACGCCGGCCCTCCCTCTTCTCCTTCTGCCTCCTGGGGGCGGTTTCGGCGGCCGTGGTCTCCTCGAGCCTGGCCCTGATCAGAAGTTCCCTGGAAGACTTCCGCTCCACCAAGGCCCTGGCGATGAAAGCTCTTTCGTTGCGCCGGAACCGCGAACCGTTTTATAGTTTCAACTTTTACGCCCAGGGGTTTCCGTTTTACACCGGGGAACGGCTGGTGCTGGTGGACAGTCTCGGCGAACTGCGGTTCGGGGCCTACCGGGGGTCCGAGGAGAACCGGCGCTGGTTCATCCCCGGAACGCGGCTGCGGCGGAAGATGGCCGGAGCCGAAGAGGTGTTCGTGGTTTTCGAGGAAGAAGACGAAGATTCCATGCAGTGGATATCCCGGGGCGATATGGAGATAGCGGCCCGCACCGGGGGGTATCTGTTGGCACGAAACCGACGCTCGCCCGGATCGAGCGAAGAAGAGGTCAAACCGGAATGAAAAAAACGATCGAGATCGGAAATCTCTATCCCACCATCGCCGACGGCAGTTTCCCGGTCAAGCGGGAGGTCGACCGGCCCTTGCGGGCTACCGTCGAGGTATGCGGCCCCGGCAGGAAGAAGGTTGAGCTTCTCTGGAGAGAAAAGGAGAAAGCGCCCGGGAACTGGAACCGGGTCCCCATGAAGCGGGTTTCGCCGATCAGGTGGGAAGGGGAGATCCCGATCCGGCGCTGCGGCACCTATCTGTTTACGGCGGAGGCGTCCGTGCCCGGGTCGAAGCCGGAGCGCTACGGTCTGGAGCAGGAGCTTTGGGTCGGGACGGAACGCTCCCGTTTCGCGGCCTGGTACGAACTTTTCCCCCGTTCCCAGGGAACGGTCCCGGGGCGCCACGGAACCTTCAAAGACGTGGAGCGTCGGCTGCCGGAGATCAAGGCCATGGGGTTCGACGTCATTTACGTTCCCCCCGTCTGCCCCATCGGCCACACCAACCGCAAGGGCCGCAACAACAGCCTCGTCGCCGCGCCGGACGACCCGGGCACTCCCTGGTCGGTGGGGAACGAACACGGCGGCCATACCGCCATCCACCCCCTCCTGGGAACCGAGAAATCGTTCCGGCACCTGGTTTCGCTTCTGAAAGACATGGAGATGGAGCTTGCCCTCGATTTTACCTCGAACTGTTCCCCCGACCACCCCTGGATCAGGGAACACCCGGGGTGGTTTTTCCGCAACCCCGACGGGACCATCAAATACGCGGAAAACCCCCCCAAGAAATACGAGGACGTCTGTCCGCTCAACTATTACCCCAAAGACCGGGAAGCCATGTGGCAGGCGCAGCTCGATATTTTCCTGTGCTGGATCGAGCGGGGGGTGACGACGTTTCGGATCGACAACCCCCACACCAAGCCCACGGAATTCTGGGCGTGGCTGATCCGGGAAATCAGGAAAGTCTGCCCGGAGGCGGTGTTCCTCTCCGAGGCCTTCACCGATTACGACAAGCTCGAAGAACTGGCCCGGGCCGGCTTCACCCAGTCCTATTCGTACTTCACCTGGAGAAACGGGAAAAACGAGTTGATCGAATATTTCCTCAAGCTCACCGGGACCTATCTGAGCGAATTTCTCCGGGTGAACCTTTTCACCAACACCCCCGACATCCTCCCCGAATACCTCCAGACCGGAGGGAAACCCGCTTTCAAAATCCGCGCCGCCCTGGCCGCGACCCTTTCCTCGGTATACGGAATCTACAGCGGATTCGAACTGCTGGAGAACAAGCCGCTGGTCCCCGGCAAGGAATCGTACCTGGATTCCGAAAAATACGAAATCAAGGTACGGGACTGGGACCGGGCGGGAAACATCAAGGACTATCTCGCGGCTCTCAACCGTATCCGCCGGGAGAATCGGGCTCTTCGCTACTACGATAATCTCCGCATCCTCAGTTCCACCGACGACCAGATCCTATTTTACGGTAAAATCTCCCCCGGCAGAGACAACATCGTCGTCTGCGCGGTCAACCTCGATCCTTTCGCCTCCCACACCGGCCGCATTACCCTTCCCCTGGAGGAGTTCGGGATCGGCTCGAACGAGGAGTACCGGGCGGTCAATCTGCTCGACGGGGTGCCGGAGCCGTGGCGGGGTAGGGAACAGATCGTCACCTTGGATCCGGAAGTCGAGCCCGCCGCCATCTACCGGATCGAGAAACCGGCGCCGTCGGCGACCCGGGACGACCGCTAACGAGAAGGAGGAAGCATGAAAGTCACGTTCATAACCCGGGAATATCCGCCGAATGTGTACGGAGGCGCCGGAGTTCACATCCGGGAACTGGCCCGCTGCC
The window above is part of the bacterium genome. Proteins encoded here:
- a CDS encoding glycosyltransferase family 39 protein, whose translation is MTAGRTPSRVRSAAAFFLVFFPAVYLVSLGSGALIEPDEARYGEIPREMIESGDFLTPRLNYVKYFEKPPLYYWLTGASLALLGRNEYAVRLPTAVMALAGIALTGLLARRFFGPRAGLLAAVVLGSAGGYLAMGQLAVIDMTLTFFLSTGTALLMLAALGEERGWDRGAALFLGLAVLAKGPVALVLPAVVVTGYFLLTRDRGLFRRVVSAPAALIFAAVTVPWFLLVSLRNPEFPAFFFYHEHLQRFFASSARKAFHAEPFWFFFPVLLALIFPWLTCIPAAVREVLRGGSPETRKPLAFLTAWWAGILIFFSISSSKLIPYVLPCLPPLAVWVGWGIDRILDRGTGKPGSAELRFAAALLALIGLGLGGYRLFAPEPLLSPAACFLPAAAALLGGAAVWVAGRRPSLFSFCLLGAVSAAVVSSSLALIRSSLEDFRSTKALAMKALSLRRNREPFYSFNFYAQGFPFYTGERLVLVDSLGELRFGAYRGSEENRRWFIPGTRLRRKMAGAEEVFVVFEEEDEDSMQWISRGDMEIAARTGGYLLARNRRSPGSSEEEVKPE
- a CDS encoding DUF3416 domain-containing protein, whose translation is MKKTIEIGNLYPTIADGSFPVKREVDRPLRATVEVCGPGRKKVELLWREKEKAPGNWNRVPMKRVSPIRWEGEIPIRRCGTYLFTAEASVPGSKPERYGLEQELWVGTERSRFAAWYELFPRSQGTVPGRHGTFKDVERRLPEIKAMGFDVIYVPPVCPIGHTNRKGRNNSLVAAPDDPGTPWSVGNEHGGHTAIHPLLGTEKSFRHLVSLLKDMEMELALDFTSNCSPDHPWIREHPGWFFRNPDGTIKYAENPPKKYEDVCPLNYYPKDREAMWQAQLDIFLCWIERGVTTFRIDNPHTKPTEFWAWLIREIRKVCPEAVFLSEAFTDYDKLEELARAGFTQSYSYFTWRNGKNELIEYFLKLTGTYLSEFLRVNLFTNTPDILPEYLQTGGKPAFKIRAALAATLSSVYGIYSGFELLENKPLVPGKESYLDSEKYEIKVRDWDRAGNIKDYLAALNRIRRENRALRYYDNLRILSSTDDQILFYGKISPGRDNIVVCAVNLDPFASHTGRITLPLEEFGIGSNEEYRAVNLLDGVPEPWRGREQIVTLDPEVEPAAIYRIEKPAPSATRDDR